The Pyrenophora tritici-repentis strain M4 chromosome 10, whole genome shotgun sequence genome contains a region encoding:
- a CDS encoding Periplasmic protein TonB has translation MDALLQKVTQQAMSYAIRSGIAITSHYALKQCGRLMKTVDGQEKQEIARLQQKLDSKIKIISPAIDMIELIAARGNTTLESAVTLTKSLRWEIQTLGSRVEKAVTEEQLAKRGSSKAKSQEQNRVELKIIIEEMKRLLDRIEDSVPFITLAINTSGVNLSTTLPPTVSPSRLLQASTFLTSGDMQYCATRPRAQQIGPTFTLSMYMLFAGHANRPHEEDMRETTWKEVMHKARVTLMRVPLDHVYDYPTPFGQDSHRADEANHDHIPSDNLMQEFAYQLLIVEDLDDGRMHEFEESEPQPGPYDGVEQAGVREIISIHEVSKIFYADTGKILNIGADGESNNPILLLKRDVHATPPRRMMEQDAEPTGYESDDSHTIGEDDIDPEQSELEEQLRRESTPNLERSVLDTPTPELDPEPVYSHPWRLPATLDLEWMAFEVYTEDPTSDSDLSETEEDLEPTTLSPSPTTTTSPNPSLLTRFSTLNLRPSTPTTPSSPQTTPTNQIQPTPHALHHPPAPAAPTTLPAIKTSLSLLEMLIRLTALQQFQQSSHLAISDEFLNFFLSDSSSTVGAGGDAELRRRVRREARMRVGFDPYDESPIKRRGEQYLEHELHESHHDSHYDAGGEQRYDRSSPGVVEGSSRFEYDTYPLGRAASSASSPYYRDGGNTPSYTSSTPRSGSRSRPGMYATHGNNVSSPSPLLRRATTQPARGLGFKQPSFARMERGSEPDTPPSTVGR, from the exons ATGGATGCACTATTACAAAAG GTCACGCAGCAGGCGATGAGCTATGCCATCCGAAGCGGCATAGCAATCACAAGCCACTATGCGCTCAAACAGTGCGGCCGACTGATGAAGACTGTGGATGGCCAGGAGAAGCAAGAGATTGCGAGACTGCAACAGAAACTGGACTCTAAAATCAAAATCATTTCACCCGCCATCGACATGATCGAGCTAATAGCGGCACGTGGGAACACCACATTAGAGTCCGCCGTTACTCTGACCAAGTCGCTCCGATGGGAAATCCAGACGCTAGGCAGTCGTGTCGAGAAGGCCGTGACAGAAGAGCAGCTCGCTAAGAGAGGCAGCTCCAAAGCAAAGTCACAAGAGCAAAATCGAGTCGAACTCAAGATTATCATCGAAGAGATGAAGAGGTTGTTGGACCGTATTGAAGACTCTGTGCCTTTTATCACTCTGGCTATCAATACCTCTGGGGTTAATCTTTCGACTACGCTGCCGCCTACCGTATCGCCATCGAGGCTTCTGCAAGCCAGTACCTTTTTGACTTCTGGGGACATGCAGTACTGTGCGACCAGACCTAGGGCTCAGCAAATCGGACCAACCTTTACCTTGTCCATGTACATGTTGTTTGCCGGCCATGCAAATCGGCCACATGAAGAAGACATGCGAGAGACTACATGGAAGGAGGTCATGCACAAGGCACGTGTCACACTCATGAGAGTGCCACTGGATCATGTATACGACTACCCCACACCATTTGGACAGGATAGTCATCGTGCTGATGAGGCCAACCACGACCACATTCCTTCCGACAATTTGATGCAAGAGTTTGCTTATCAGCTTCTGATTGTTGAAGATCTAGATGACGGCCGCATGCACGAGTTTGAAGAAAGCGAGCCTCAACCGGGCCCGTACGATGGTGTTGAGCAAGCGGGTGTGCGGGAAATAATATCTATTCATGAAGTCTCAAAGATCTTCTATGCTGACACGGGCAAAATTCTCAACATCGGTGCTGACGGTGAGAGCAACAATCCCATATTATTGCTGAAGCGAGACGTCCACGCTACACCGCCACGGCGCATGATGGAACAGGATGCGGAACCGACAGGCTACGAGTCTGATGACTCGCACACCATCGGTGAAGACGATATAGATCCTGAGCAGAGCGAACTGGAAGAACAGCTGCGACGAGAATCAACACCAAACCTGGAGCGGTCTGTACTCGACACACCAACACCAGAACTAGATCCAGAACCAGTGTATTCACACCCATGGCGCCTCCCCGCAACCCTCGATCTAGAATGGATGGCCTTTGAAGTCTACACGGAAGACCCAACCAGCGACTCAGACCTCTCCGAAACCGAAGAAGACCTCGAACCCACCACCTTATCCCCCTccccaacaacaacaacctcCCCCAACCCGTCCCTCCTCACCCGCTTCTCCACCCTCAACCTCCGCCCCAGCACACCCACAACACCATCCTCCCCTCAAACAACCCCCACCAACCAAATCCAACCCACCCCGCACGCCCTCCACCACCCACCCGCCCCTGCAGCACCAACAACACTCCCCGCGATAAAAACATCCCTCTCTCTCCTCGAAATGCTAATCCGCCTAACCGCACTCCAACAATTCCAACAATCAAGCCACCTCGCCATCAGCGACGAATTCCTAAACTTCTTCCTCTCAGACTCCAGCAGCACGGTCGGTGCGGGCGGCGACGCCGAACTGAGGAGACGCGTACGCAGGGAGGCGCGCATGCGTGTGGGGTTTGATCCGTATGATGAGAGTCCGATTAAGAGACGTGGGGAGCAGTATTTGGAACATGAGTTACACGAGTCTCACCACGACTCCCACTACGACGCCGGGGGTGAGCAACGCTACGACCGTAGTTCTCCAGGGGTGGTGGAGGGTTCATCGAGATTCGAGTATGATACCTACCCCCTTGGACGAGCAGCATCGTCTGCGTCTAGcccgtactatcgcgatGGTGGTAATACGCCTTCATACACCAGTTCCACACCGCGGTCTGGATCGCGGTCTAGACCGGGCATGTATGCTACACATGGGAATAATGTTTCCTCGCCGAGTCCGCTGCTCAGAAGGGCGACTACGCAGCCCGCGAGGGGGTTGGGATTTAAACAGCCGAGTTTTGCGAGGATGGAGAGGGGGAGCGAGCCGGATACGCCGCCTAGTACTGTGGGGAGGTAG